GTTCAGGGCCATTGGGACGATGTGTTCAGGGCCAGTGGGACGATGTGTTCAGGGCCAGTGGGATGATGTGTTCAGGGCCAGTGGGACGATGTGTTCAGGGCCAGAGGGACGATGTGCACTTTACAGACACAGTTTGCACGTCGGGAGGAAACACGACTAACCTTCTCTGAGCTTCAGgcccttttaattcactgttatatagtaaccttttaattcactgttacatagtaaccttttaattcactgttacatagtaaccttttaattcactgttatatagtaaccttttaattcaaggttactgtatatatagtaaccttttaattcactgtttaaatatctcttctggcatttattccttatattccttattagtgcatatcaaatcagataatgtgtgatatgcatgtgtaaacagaataattcaaagaacttgtaattgactttttttcttgtctttgtgtgtgtaatcatcttgtgaatttttatagtgatatctgaaagtaaaatgttgaacccctttcccctgtgtgttaaaaacagtgttttttggtattatatggtcatatagaggtgattttcaaaactttccaccaatgggattccttgggacttttttcccctcactcaggacaaactgacgatacaaaatcagttgaatttGTTTCTCTTGGAGTTTGTCCTGCGTTGACCCCAATtctggcctaaaatgactggactatgtCAGGCTTTACTTCATTTCAGGGAAATCAGTTCAGTTCTGCGCTTCAGTAACTTGCAAAATATCAGCATGAAAAACAATCGCCATCACACAGTGCATCGAGATCCTGCCTGAAAAAAACGAAATAAACATGAGATTTTTGACGAATCGCCCGGCCCTGCAGGTCAGGCTGTTTCCCGCTGCAGAGGAAGGAAACcctcagacagagagacagacagacagagagacagacaggtcaggtTGTTTCCTGTGCTGCAGTGGAAGGAAACCCTCAGCCAACTGAACTCCACTTTCTCTCCCCAGCAGCTCTCAGACCAGCGTGCAgcgtgcagcgccccctgctgcagGGCTGCCACAGCAGACAGCAAATCACTAAAAGTTCCAACAACATGAactacaaaatgttaaaaacaaacagataaataaaagccaaagtaaagatgaaaataaaaaacaaaaggaacaaatgcacatgaaaaccagccattaaactgaaaaactaagACAGGAacattacttcaaaataaaagcctcattAAAACGCCAGGTCtttcagttcaggttcagggTTGCTGGATcgatccctggctcctccaCAGAGCCTGCTTAAGTGtccatgagcaaggcactgcACCTGATGAGTAGCCtctgccatctgtgtgtgtgtgtgtgtgtgagagagagagagagagagagagagagagagagagagagagagagagagagagagagagagagagagacagagagagaggcagacattGATGTTTTAATGTGTCGTGGGGCCACATGCCCTTATAatttgggttatgatgggagctggcaccccccacccccatcaccaccacacacacacacacacacacacacacacacacacacacacacacacacacacacacacacacacacacacacacacacccctcagtCAGAGGCACTGATCCCAGGccagctgcagcctgcaggtgaTGCTGACCAGTGACGTCATCAGATGCGTCAGGTGCTCGGGCTGCGCTCGGACGGCCTACCTGTCTCCGGTCCTGCAGACACTCCAGCACGGCCAGGTTGTTGCTCCAGGTGTGTTTGGGGCAGAGGCGGCTCAGGTCGTCCCGGCACACCTCCTCGTCCGCCAGCCTCCAGCCCGGAGCCCGGCGGGGCGGCGAGGCCCCGGCGGCCGCGGGCGGAGCCTCCCGGGCCGGCGGCTCGGCCGCCTTCGGGCCGGCGGGGTTCGGCGGTTCCGCCGGGAcgccattgttgttgttgtcgttgtcgttgttgttgtttgtgtccaGGCAGCGGACCGAGCCGAGGCCGCtcgtcagcagcagcagggcagccAGGCTGTACGCCGCCATCTTCATCACTGTCAAGCTGCACGCGGCGAGGCGGCGCTTCCGGTCAGCGCCTGCCAAAATTAAAGCCTCACTGACCGGCACGGCACGTTTTGTcgttctctgtgtttgttttgtttatttgtttgtgcatgccCAACCCTAACATTAACCAGTAATGTAACATGAGCGCTTATAATGTCAAAAACTGACTTTGCCATCCTTTGGCATTTTTTTACTGACTTAGTGAAAGATTTGGTGACCGCAGACACCACTTCCGGTCATTAATAAAAGCCTTTCCCAGCCACAGCTGCCTCTGTGacagacacggccagcaggcgAGCCATTCTACTGTTTATACAACTGAAGggaaaacaattttaaaaaaataaagaaataaaaataaagaaagcaaatcaaaacaacagTTTTAACAAATATGTTGCTGGCTGATCTGCACATAATCCATAACATGAGGATTCATGAACCATGCTGCTgccagacaacaacaacaacaacaacaacaacaacaacaataataattctCTCTATAAACAGGGACTCAGTCATGTGACTGGTCGATGGTTAAGAATTGATTTTTAAAGCAGTGATGAAGTAAAACAGCTTTTCCCAAAACTGTTgatcacatctgtgtgtgtgtgtgtgtgtgtgtgtgtgtgtgtgtgtgtgtgtgtgtgtgtgtgtgcagcttgcTGTGAGATGCAGAATCTGACAGAGCAAATCAACACATTTTGACACGTGACAGTGAAGTTGAGCTGTGGAGTTTCTACTGAACGAGACGAGATGAGATTTGAATGGTTTAAATGGTTTAAATGGATTAAATGGTTTAAATGGTTTAAATGGATTAAATGGGTTGAATCGGGTGACTCGGGAAATGTGATGTGgtgtcactgatctgacctctaaataaatcattttattaagtagaaaaataatttttgtgtctttctctaatgtttttgtcttttttattgtctgctatttattttgctgcagttttgtaGTTTGTAGTTTTATGGTTGTTAAACCACCAGACAAAACCTGTAGCACTGattactgattattgattattgattattgtaacATGATTGAATTGATTTGACAAGTTATATGACACCTGGACAGATCCAAATGAATATCAGAGTCTCTTCTTGTGGGGGGCCAACTTGGGGCCCCAGGGCATCAGGAGGGCCAACCTGCGGGTCCGGGGGCCTCAGGAGGGCCAACCTGCAGATTGTCCAAAATAAGGCTGCATGGTTGGTATTGGGTTGCTCTACCCGATCAAATCTTAATCACATGCATGATTCTCTCTCATGGCTGACGGTAGAAAACAGGTTAGCTTTAAATACAGCTGTAATGTTTAAATCTGTCTTGATTAGTAAAATACCTGACTTTTTATTCAAGCAAATTGTTTTTCGAAGTACTGTACACGACCATGGCACTAGAGGGTCCAGCTGGAGGTGCCCCACCCAAAAACAAATGCCTTATCTCGATCTTTTATCTACAGAGCGATAACTCTGTGGAATAGTCAGCCTCACTATCTCTGTTGTACTGAAAGTAAACAggtatttaaaaagaaacttaaaTCTTACCTTAGATTATGATGTTGACTTGGCTGTATGTCGAAttggtttcattttgtgttcagagaaaatgaatttttagATTTATGAAAattattaaatgtttgttttaactgttttaataTCAGGTATATCAGAATTGTATTTGTAAATGTATGATGTattgctgatgatgtgattgactgttttgtattttttgttgttgttctttgtggaccccaggaagactagtTGGATAGTATGGTaccagctaatggggatccttaataataaacttaaaataaaccTGGGGGCCTCAGAAGGGCCAACCCGGGGGCCTCAGGAGGGCCAACCCGGGGGCCTCAGGAGGGCCAACCCGGGGGCCTGGGGGCTTCAGAAGGGCCAACCCAGGGGCCTCAGGAGGGCCAACCTTGGGGCCCGGGGacgtggaggagggaggagaccCTGTGGCTGTTTGGGCTCCAGCTGTCGGATCTAAACTGGGAGGATTTATTGTCCTGAATGTTTCACTAAACAGCTGatcaaacaacacacacacacattcacacacacacacacacacacacacacacacacattcacacacacacacattcacacacgcattcacactcacacacacagtcacacacacacactcacacacacatgcgctcacacacacacacacacacacacacacacacacacacacaaacacacacagctacagctCCTATTAATTGAAgctgtggttttcaaactggggtctggggcccccaggggccccTCAGCAGCATGAAGAGGGTCTGCAGCAACAAGAGGAAGATATTCATCTcttcactgtctgtctgcctgtctgtctgtctgtctgcctgtctctctctctctgtctgtctgcctgtttgtctgtttgcctgtctctctctctctgcctgtctgtctgtctctctgtctgtctgtctgtttgtctctctgcctgtctctctctctctgcctgccggactgtttgtctgtctgcctttctctctctctgtctgtctgcctgtctgtctgtctgtctgcctgcctgtctctctgtctgtctctctgtctgtctgtctgtctgtctgtctgtctgtctgcctgcctgtctttctctctgtctgtctgtctgcctgtctctctctctgtctgtctgtctgtctgtctgtctgtctgtctgtctgcctggaaACACGTTAGCACAGGCTTGCTGAGCTCAGctgtagagacagacaggtatagATCTAGAAAGGTATAGATCTCAGctgtagagacagacaggtatagATCTAGAAAGGTATAGATGTCAGctgtagagacagacaggtatagATCTAGAAAGGTATAGATCTCAGctgtagagacagacaggtatagATCTAGAAAGGTATAGATGTCAGctgtagagacagacaggtatagATCTAGAAAGGTATAGATCTCAGctgtagagacagacaggtatagATCTAGAAAGGTATAGATCTCAGctgtagagacagacaggtatagATCTAGAAAGGTATAGATGTCAGctgtagagacagacaggtatagATCTAGAAAGGTATAGATCTCAGCTgtagaccacaggtactcagttTTCTGGGTTGAGACGTAATAagatgtgtaatgtgtgtgtgtgtgtgtgtgtgtgtgtgtgtgtgtgtgtgtgtgtgtgttgccatggtgatgccAGTCCACATGGTACTGATCAGTTTTTTCTGCCGTATCAATAAACTCTGgatttaaataaaacagttaaagGAAAGTGGCGCTTCCTTTACACAGTCACTGATCTGAGCTCTGTGACGTGGCGGCTGTGAGGCATGAGGCATGATGGGAAGATGGGAAGCGTCAGCTGTTCAGCCCGTCAGCTGAGAGGATaacaaacagcagacagagcagagcatgACTCAGCAGAAACAAAACGCACAGATCTGTAATCAGCTGCTCCAAACAGCCAAACTTCATCATTACTGATTCATTTCCTGTCATGTTAACAGCTTGATTTTCAGATCCAGTGGTGTTCAACACGCGGCCcggggcccccaggggtcccCGAGGGTCTGCCAGGGGCTGTTTTTAGATATTATctaaaaacagtgtgtttgttcTGGAACCTGCCGTGTCAGCTGATCTGTGCTccgcctgcagctgctgtgcaCCAACAGCTGCTCAGCGGCCCCTGAGTCGGCCCCGAGTCGGCCCCGAGTCGGCCCCGAGGCGGCCCCGCGGGACCCTGGATCCTCGGACCCTGGATCCTCGGACcctagtggaggaggagatattttggtttgtgttcagatGTTTAGATGTCAGTCTAAAGATTCAGAGCACAGAGATTATAAAACTGTGATCAAtaaatcaagtttttttctcttgacagTTTCTAGTTACCAGGAAAATGTTCCCTGTGAATCCTGAGCAACTTCACtggattattatttatttatttatttatttatttattttcaaagacatgcagggactttaattctgtgtttattactgaggttgtagtttgcaggtctgctactggactgcattacactgagaggggtttctagttttttgtcctccctatttatatacatgaggggggacagaatagtggaaacagctgtcagtaaagtgcagcactaactatgagctcaatgccaaacacagaagtgaatgaacacctctgttaccgtgacaacaagacaagctgagcattataggcagcaggagaggaaacttctCTGATTAGATTGtccaggtggagctgatgacatggacactgagtgtaaatacactcacacacacacacacacacacacacacacacacacacacgtgtttgtatttatttgtacttTGTATATCACATATAtcgtatatatatgtgtgtttgtgtgtgtgtgtgtgtctgtttcaacAAAACTGCATATTTGATGATGTAaatgatgtgtttaaaggtcagatcagtgatgctggtgaAGATTCCTTGTGTTTAAATTCTTGTGAAGAAGCACAAGAATTTAAAGTGTTCCTCCTGGTGACCCCCGGGGGGCCCCGGGCCTCAGCTTGAACAGCTGCGGTAGGACCGCCTGCAGCCTCATAAACAGACAGGAGCTGCAGCGCGTCACACTGACCTGCAGTCAGCCCAGGAGGCAGCATGGCCGAGTGAGTTCCCTCTCTCCAATCTGTAATCTATAATCTGATCTAAATCTAGATCTACAATCtgaatccaatccaactgttgtaaCTGATATAAAATCTATATTTCATCTAATCTACTCTGATCTGAGCTAATCTAATGTAAATGTGACTCCCTGACCGttttcttcttgtgtttttcttcttctgtgaaGGAGGAAGATGTCGTCGAGTCGCAGGAACCACCTGAAGGTAAGAGGCTGGGATTATTTCCTCTCATGTCTTCATACGAACACGCGGCTGTTAGCATGTCACTTTGTTAGCACCTTCCActcattttagtttgtttgtttgtttgtttgtttgtttagagtGTCCACCTCAGTAGAAACTCTTGAGCAGTCAGGTATTaccagtgttgggcacgttactttgaaaaagtaattaattatagttactagttacttctactaaaaagtaactgagttacatcgttgtcaaagtaattaattaccaggaaaatcaactattatgttactttttaaaaaattgttcaaatatgtcaaattacttggctgccccagtcatactggcctatagtgctatagtggaacaataaaatacaatagatgaattggaacttttttattctattgaacaggccacaactggccaacaccttttgggcatctacttcagatcagtaagtgaaGGTGCCtgtcagcatgaatggagaatgaggaaggtcatggtgacaaacaaagtataccacacaaatccttgttatatatatctatatctatatatctatacatatatatatatatatatatatatagatagatatatagatatatatagatatagatatatcctCATTAAGTTAAaacaaggcatttaaaaaaggcaaaaaaaaaaaagaacgataataataataataaaaataataataatttagcacctgggttacaatacaaattcacaaaaagagtacagaaatgaaaattacagaaaccctaaatgcctcAGTTACAGCCTAGTAACGGCGCaatttattgtcagtaacggtaacggcgttgtaacgggcgaaacaataatttttttgattactcgttactaataaaagtaacgccgtttaTTTCTGACGCCGATATTCCCGTCACAgaactgagctgagctgagcaggGTTTTATGTTTGGTAaatactgtgttgttttctttttattgttatttttattttcattatgaaGTGAaggaaacactcacacactctctctctctctcacacacacacacacacacacacacagagcacagagagagaaatgagttCACACAGTCAACAAAAGCTCATTGgtaaaagaagaaagaagtgtGCATATGtacactatgtgtgtgtgtgtgtgtgtgtgtgtgtgtgtgtgtgtgtgtgtgtgtgtgtgtgtgaggacggTCCTGGCAGCTGTCAGACCTaacctctcctctgctcttttccCTGCCCCTGATGTTTGGCTGGACGGTCACTTCCTGTCCCGCCCCTCAGagcctgctgctgcaggtgggcCAGGCCCTGCTGGAGCAGGAGGCACAGGAGGccgaggaggagaagaggaggtaCATGGAGGAGAACTGCCCCGCCCTCTCAGTCCCCACCTCcatgcaggagctgcaggtgagcccaacagcaacaacaacaacaacaacaacaacaacaacaaccctcACCCGGCCACCAGGCAGAGTGACGCCTCTCTCCTCTAAACCGTCTCTGTCCCTGCAGGAGCTGTGCAGGAAACTCCACAAGGAGATCGACCTGGTGGACGAGGAGCGCTACGACACCGACATCAAGGTGTCCAAGTCCAGCAAGGAGGTTTGTCCCGCACTTCCTGTCAcaccacttcctcttcctgtcacCCAGGGACAGCTTCCCCCTCCAGGTGTCTGGAACTGGACCAGTGTTCAAACTGTCCTCGACTCTTCAGCGACACAATCAATCTAAAGCCTGGAAGTCCGTCAGACAGACCGGCTCCAGAGGGTGGGACTCGGCTCACGTCGCCCTGCGAGGGCGCTGGAGCCGCTGGAGAGCCGggggggagaggaaaaaaacagatgttctctgagattaaagttataAAAGTATGAGGGgcggggggggtggggggtggggggggggtggtagAAGGATGTTTAatttaccttaagtttcggaggtaacttcctccttcagaaaggtccaactgacagccggagcggcacctgtcagatccggtagacctgacctgaccgggtggccgctcactgtgcggtgctggccggcaccaggtctgctggatctgacaggtgcgctgcGCACACAGAATGCCGTACTTTCATTacaaaccgacttttgtttatatgcggttgcagcagcacaacggacacaacacagacaacatggttgattattgattgcgcaacgcggcgatttgccggtaatcgcactgcgcgCATGAAATGATTTtgcggaggaaggaggaaagttgcatgatttacactgTATCCACGTTcacgctgcgtgcgtgaccgtgcatgtgctcgtgcatgaacgctcGGGCACGGTACAAACTTTGtgatgtgagtagcctctaatccattcatttcattggataatatgccggtggggtgaggggaagtccctgattgatcaaagagattcttctgattggctgagcctcttgtaaaagtggcccagccgccgcagcctctgctctgcaggcataacTTATCAATCACAAGTGGCtttaacgtgtgaatttcccagtctgggatcaataaagtatacctatctatctatctatctatcttttctcaggctcaacagatagatcagAGATAAACAGAACCGGTTTtagtcaaaaggaaaaaaggctcttgatgatcacttcagcgtgagaaatcggaggtgtggcgtgagagagtgtgaagccaatcaaatgcgtgagtctcacggccaatgcgtgagagttggcagctctgggTATGTGTGACCTGAACGTAACGCTCCTGTGCTCCTGTCAGATCGAGGAGCTGCGGACCAAAGTCCAGGACCTGAAGGGGAAGTTCAAGAAGCCGGCGCTGAAGAAGGTCCGCATGTCGGCCGACGCCATGCTGGCCGCCCTGCTGGGCTCCAAGCACAAAGTGTCCATGGACCTGAGGGCCAACCTGAAgcaggtgaagaaggagctcCGGGAGGAGGTAAGGAACCCTCAGACAACCACAGCCtcgtcaggggtcaggggtcaggggtcagaggtcacatggCTGGAGATCTGACATTTCCCATCCAGCAGCTCTGACCTCTCATactttttgtttaataaatccAAACATGAGCAGGTGAACAGTGTGACGCCACCATGTGGACAgagcgtgtcagtgtcacacagGAGCCTCAGCAGCTGTGAACATGAGCTCCTTAGCTAATCATTAGCTTGTATTTTAGCTTGtatgttagcttgttagctaagTAAACATTACCTTCTTAGCTCATTAGCTAATGTTCGATGAATCcttggttaaggtgaggaaGCTTCAGCTAGCAATgttagctagcaagctaacattagcacaCAAACTGGTTTTGCTTGGATGTGGATTTGAACTGGggtcgccccctgcaggcctcGTCACGTCACTGCAGCTTCATCCTTCATAACACCCTGCAGGTTTGAAAGTGTGACGCTGACACGCTGCCTTCACAccaggctggtgtgtgtgtgtgtgtgtgtgtgtgtgtgtgtgtgtgtgtgtgtgtgtgtgtttgttgttgaggGAAGATTTGTTTTGCTGGAGTTCTGCACCTGTTGgtgataggccacgcccaccagcGCACTCCCATTTGGCGAATCAGGATGGAAAGTTACTCAGCTGTGAACCagcctgtctatctgcctgtctgtctgccacttATGTAAATTTCACGGGAGGCTCATGGGAGGTGGTGAGcggtcacttcctgtgtgtttgcacgtgcTCAGAGCGTTTGTGTGTCGCTGCAGGAGAAGCAGACGGCCGACTGGAGGAAGAACATCGAGGACAAGGCCGGCATGGACGGCAGGAAGAAGATGTTTGAGACAGACGCCTGAACGCACCGCCGCTGCCCCTCGTCCTGTTTTCTACTGCGTGATGACATCATGATGACCTCATGATGACCTCACGCATCACTGTGAACCTGTCTAAATATTCATGTTATGTTTATATAAAGGATGGAAAATAAAACGTCTGCTGTTCTTTTTTCATGTTCCTGATCGATACTGATAGAAgttattattttcactgttattatGTTTTCAGGATAAAAGGATCACACTGATtttagtatttttgttttttttttattttaggtgTTTTGTTGTCACGCAGCCAAATCCTGGTGACGTTTTACTGGAAAGAACTTctgttcaaaaatgtttgaatgtaAAAGAATGACTCTGGTTCCCAGTAGGGATGCGCATTTAGATTAATTTTATAACCGAGTAACCTAGCCTGGGCCTACTCGAGTACCCGAGTAATTAGGTTAAATGGGGACACATAAAATCGTTCATATACAGCGCATCAATATACCCCTGTTTAATCgaggagaaaacttttttcacagtcatcGTTATCTTGGTGGTagactgctttcatgttttatccatgTCCGAgtaggctaaataaaataaacatgtataaagGCTCCCTGGTGTGCGTGGTTGAatccatttattaaataaatcggTCTCAACCAGTGTTCACGAAGCTGACGGAATAAGCAGTCTTCGGTGTGGATGCGCATAGCTAAGTAGGTACCCTCtctctgaaaattgaaaatgtatatctatctagatGTTAGactaaataatttatttgctagctcaatcatgttgttactatagaatatccgctggaattttttttttcatggaccgATAGTTATAGcctacttctgccgacttctcagtcatttttaatctaacaggtgccatgACAGcgacacagctgatctttatctacaaccaacttatattaacagttatatttaaatacaggctactgctttccagtgtcggcaccacaacaaacatctgtctttcaataaactcaccggcagatgttttatttcagctggggctgcgttactccaatttaacgtcagctccgattaatgtggctaagcagcaaaagtaacagtaagcagtcacattaaggctgaacagagttatataatttcagcCCCACCTTTCGGAGGCTTTTGCTAAttaccttttcaggctgttatcaatttacctctgaaataaagacgacagttttctcagatgtgttgatttattaaatgttcacttcagtgtacagatgcaaacgaattgacaaattaattaaatcaatggtcctggcaactcataaagactaaacaaattaataacgattaataggctgattaataactgattacattagcacattaataacaagaaaaaagctgtagccgcacatctccgtggaaaatcttacaggtagcctactgtccgtggtgctgactccgcatttcattctctattgtaGCCTAGAAATTAAAGCCCCATAAAATTCACGTAGGATCtggtttagctcttctttccttaggtgagaaatcagctgtttgcccggtgtttgtcaggtagtcttgtagacatttgacggcccaagacgttgaccgggccgtaccggcttcatttcctgacctctccagctgatccagctcttcactcgtcactctcacgtatctctcctttttctcttctgtcttgtcttcctcgctcagccgtttatccaaacttaggtcgccaaagaaatcaaaattgacaaccaaacggtccattatgcaggcgaacaaagctgacagcggcttttgatgcgggtttcagtgaaacgttttgcgttgccatggaaaccacacagactcaggaaaTAGCTAATATTGCGGGAGGAGTAATATGTTCAGtgattaggtttttttttttttttttccattta
This DNA window, taken from Myripristis murdjan chromosome 3, fMyrMur1.1, whole genome shotgun sequence, encodes the following:
- the LOC115356955 gene encoding troponin I, fast skeletal muscle-like, with the translated sequence MAERKMSSSRRNHLKSLLLQVGQALLEQEAQEAEEEKRRYMEENCPALSVPTSMQELQELCRKLHKEIDLVDEERYDTDIKVSKSSKEIEELRTKVQDLKGKFKKPALKKVRMSADAMLAALLGSKHKVSMDLRANLKQVKKELREEEKQTADWRKNIEDKAGMDGRKKMFETDA